A stretch of the Luteitalea sp. genome encodes the following:
- a CDS encoding tetratricopeptide repeat protein, whose translation MVGEFLESRRGITRSIKVALLLVTAVAGATAASEQQPSSERVRRHLDRALRLQQEGKWEEGFRELREALKQDPQSAEARYALGVSLYWTRQWKAAVDELQRAIHLSPELGEAHYFMGLSLQRLGRPETAIDHFELALKSGVDNAEAHHSLGSALRELGDYGGALRAFREAIRRKPSFLQAHNSLGLTQLRVGDLDAAVATFRRLLARHPEYQPAKHNLALAYMERGDPGSAETIYREILRADPTNAVLVYNVGMALKAQDRLAEASAQLRKALEQRAEFPEAAYSLGFTLWQQGKSGEAVSWIRQAIEMRPRYAEALFALGTIHRERGALESAIDVLRRAVSSQPKFPAAHYSLGLALRQQGDVDEALEHIRLAEEQRQEKGAAEAATFMTFSGIRRLEKGDVAEALRAFRSAVKRAPDYAPAHYQLSLALERRGQHDAARRALDEAEALDPGLRLSRSTLGLRAWMQAKWSEP comes from the coding sequence ATGGTGGGAGAGTTTCTCGAGAGCCGGCGGGGCATCACACGCTCGATCAAGGTGGCGTTGCTGCTGGTGACGGCCGTCGCCGGCGCCACGGCGGCTTCGGAGCAGCAGCCGTCCTCCGAGAGGGTGCGTCGGCATCTCGATCGGGCGCTGCGGCTGCAGCAAGAGGGAAAGTGGGAAGAGGGATTCCGTGAGCTGCGGGAGGCCCTGAAGCAAGACCCGCAATCGGCCGAGGCTCGCTACGCCTTGGGTGTCTCTCTGTACTGGACGCGTCAGTGGAAGGCAGCGGTCGACGAGCTACAACGGGCCATTCACCTGTCGCCGGAGCTCGGCGAAGCGCACTATTTCATGGGCCTCAGCCTGCAGCGCTTGGGGCGGCCCGAGACGGCGATCGACCACTTCGAGCTCGCGCTGAAATCCGGCGTCGACAATGCGGAGGCGCACCACAGCCTGGGCTCGGCGCTGCGCGAGCTGGGCGATTACGGCGGGGCGTTGCGCGCGTTCCGCGAAGCGATACGTCGCAAGCCAAGCTTCCTGCAGGCTCACAACAGCCTCGGCTTGACGCAGCTTCGCGTGGGCGACCTCGACGCGGCGGTGGCGACGTTTCGCAGACTGCTGGCGCGTCATCCAGAGTACCAGCCAGCGAAGCACAATCTCGCGCTCGCCTACATGGAGCGTGGCGATCCCGGATCGGCGGAGACGATCTACCGTGAGATCCTGCGGGCGGATCCGACCAACGCCGTCTTGGTCTACAACGTGGGCATGGCGCTGAAGGCGCAAGACCGGCTCGCGGAGGCGTCGGCTCAGCTCCGGAAGGCGCTCGAGCAGAGAGCTGAGTTTCCCGAGGCGGCCTATTCGTTGGGCTTCACGCTCTGGCAGCAGGGCAAGAGCGGCGAGGCGGTGTCCTGGATCAGGCAGGCGATCGAGATGCGGCCGCGTTACGCCGAGGCGCTCTTTGCGTTGGGCACGATCCACCGGGAACGTGGAGCCCTCGAGTCGGCGATCGACGTCCTCCGCAGAGCGGTGAGCAGCCAACCCAAGTTTCCGGCGGCGCACTATTCGCTGGGACTCGCGCTTCGCCAGCAGGGCGACGTCGACGAGGCGCTCGAGCACATCCGCCTTGCCGAGGAGCAACGGCAGGAGAAGGGGGCGGCGGAGGCAGCCACCTTCATGACGTTCAGCGGCATTCGTAGACTCGAAAAGGGGGATGTCGCAGAGGCGCTTCGAGCGTTTCGCTCCGCGGTCAAGAGAGCGCCCGATTACGCGCCGGCTCACTATCAGCTCTCGCTCGCTCTGGAGCGGCGCGGCCAGCACGACGCGGCGCGGCGTGCCCTGGACGAGGCCGAAGCGCTAGACCCCGGACTCCGACTCTCGCGCTCCACGCTAGGACTGCGCGCCTGGATGCAGGCCAAGTGGAGCGAGCCGTAG
- a CDS encoding ROK family protein codes for MTNESIFAVRPLGVREVNTGTVLEILRRRQTTRTELIRLSGLSKATVSVIVADLLERGLVQTAGRQQEGRGRSRVVLQFNPLARSVLGAQIADDVCTIVLTDLDGKTYRRTARPLRGTDPGDVVDALVEGVTELRPFAVSPVLGLGVGTPGVVDRAGRHITMAVSHGWRDVPMAALLEEHLGVPVLVANRAKVAALGHVGHGERDRPTDLIYVFLGRGVIAGLVIDGQLCFGRDGWAGDIGHVTVRPDGVLCGCGNRGCLYTVAGEHAILALARSHARHAGPSTLLHTLTNGRLAELTLPLLADAAHHRDAAALATLEEIGACLGIVLANLVNTLNPDAVVLGGPSTCLGEPLLDAIRRELHVRAVVETTHALDISISQAGDEAGAAGAAILWISRTLVASTTLRLLGDRRPEVTPLEITPPMADRNTDGGATDNSSERGG; via the coding sequence ATGACGAACGAATCGATCTTCGCCGTGCGGCCGCTTGGTGTCCGTGAAGTCAACACAGGAACGGTGCTGGAGATCCTTCGGCGCCGTCAGACGACCCGGACCGAGCTCATCCGTCTTTCTGGATTGAGCAAGGCCACCGTCTCGGTGATCGTGGCCGACCTGCTCGAGCGCGGCCTGGTGCAGACAGCGGGACGGCAGCAGGAAGGGCGAGGCCGCAGTCGTGTCGTGCTGCAGTTCAACCCGCTGGCGCGCTCGGTGCTTGGAGCGCAGATTGCTGACGATGTCTGCACCATCGTGCTCACTGATTTGGATGGGAAAACCTACCGCCGAACCGCTCGTCCGCTACGCGGAACCGACCCGGGCGACGTCGTGGATGCGCTGGTCGAAGGGGTCACTGAGCTCCGGCCGTTCGCCGTCTCGCCGGTGCTCGGTCTCGGCGTCGGGACACCTGGAGTGGTCGACCGGGCGGGGCGACATATCACGATGGCCGTCTCGCATGGGTGGCGCGACGTGCCGATGGCCGCGCTGCTCGAGGAGCACTTGGGAGTACCGGTCCTGGTGGCGAATCGCGCCAAGGTCGCCGCGCTCGGCCACGTCGGTCACGGCGAACGCGATCGGCCGACAGATCTAATCTATGTCTTCCTTGGGAGAGGCGTCATCGCAGGTCTCGTCATCGACGGCCAGTTGTGCTTTGGGCGCGACGGCTGGGCGGGCGACATCGGTCACGTCACTGTGCGCCCCGACGGTGTCTTGTGCGGCTGCGGGAACCGCGGCTGCCTCTACACCGTGGCCGGCGAACATGCCATTCTCGCCCTCGCCCGATCCCACGCCCGCCACGCCGGCCCATCAACCTTGTTGCACACGCTCACGAACGGAAGGCTGGCCGAGCTCACCTTACCGCTCTTGGCCGACGCCGCCCACCATCGGGACGCGGCGGCGTTGGCAACGCTCGAGGAGATTGGCGCATGCCTCGGCATCGTTTTGGCAAACCTCGTGAACACGCTCAATCCCGACGCCGTCGTGCTCGGCGGCCCGAGCACGTGCCTCGGTGAGCCGCTGCTGGACGCCATCCGCCGCGAGCTCCACGTCCGCGCGGTCGTAGAGACCACACACGCACTCGATATCAGCATCTCGCAAGCCGGTGACGAAGCGGGCGCCGCGGGCGCCGCCATTCTCTGGATCAGTCGTACGCTTGTTGCCTCGACGACACTGAGGCTCCTGGGTGATCGCCGACCGGAGGTCACGCCGTTGGAGATCACACCACCCATGGCAGACCGAAACACCGATGGTGGCGCGACGGACAACTCGAGTGAGCGCGGGGGATAG